One Companilactobacillus farciminis KCTC 3681 = DSM 20184 genomic window, TTCAATCTTTTAGCAAAGTGGTCGCTGTTTTTAGCGTCTAATAAAGTTCCATCTTCAGCAAAATTGTCGTCAGCATTCCACAATAAGACCGGTGTTGGCAAAACAATCATTTTTAGCATTTGAAGTATTGGCACGATTGATTGAGCAGCCAAGATACCACCGTCGCTGAAGTGTGAATAAGCAATCGTCAAAACAGGCTTGCGGTTAACTTCTGGTCCCACTAAATCGAGGGCATTTTTCAAAGCTCCAGTGATAGCGTGGTCGTATTCTGGTGTCAAAATCAAATAGCCATCTTGTTGATTCAATTGTTCCAACCAACTGCTTTCGACACCATTTAAATCGTGAATGTGGTCTTCCAAAGGAGTTTCCTCGTGATCATAGAGTGGCAAAGGATAGTCACTAAGTTTGATCCAATTGTATTCAACATCAGCGTTGCTTTGCACCGTCTTTTGTAAATATTTAAAAATCTTACCACCAAGCGAATTGTGGCGTGTCGTTCCTAAAATGATTCCAATTTTTATTCCCATAATATATACCTCGTATATATTAATGCTATATCCAAATGTGAAGACAATGCAAATGATTAATCCAAGTATGGCTTTAGTAAATGTGAATTGGTGGTAAACTGCCGTCGTCCGTTCGGCTTTGTGGACGCTGGAATGCACTCTGCCTTGTCAAGTTGACATTTCAATAGAGTTAAAATTATAAAACATATTTAAATGGCTTTATTCCGGTATTCCGCTGGAGTAAAGCCATTTATTTTGTCTGATCTATCTTGATTGTTAAAGTAATCTATTCCTTCTTTAACTAGATTCT contains:
- a CDS encoding NADPH-dependent FMN reductase, encoding MGIKIGIILGTTRHNSLGGKIFKYLQKTVQSNADVEYNWIKLSDYPLPLYDHEETPLEDHIHDLNGVESSWLEQLNQQDGYLILTPEYDHAITGALKNALDLVGPEVNRKPVLTIAYSHFSDGGILAAQSIVPILQMLKMIVLPTPVLLWNADDNFAEDGTLLDAKNSDHFAKRLNEAVNEINFYTSTLKNNPFKE